A single genomic interval of Mycteria americana isolate JAX WOST 10 ecotype Jacksonville Zoo and Gardens chromosome 20, USCA_MyAme_1.0, whole genome shotgun sequence harbors:
- the LOC142419035 gene encoding receptor-type tyrosine-protein phosphatase V-like isoform X1, whose protein sequence is MRLPLLPLLFLWVPWLLGTLAEGEGCNRTERAGLEGQDAPSDRGTLLNLSVSDHGWSDSLLLSWDEPEGGAEGYSLALSSLGSGMPLQNGSAGPNITSFWFHGLTPGMRYKIEVTATLACMETTSQTVMAQTSPSPVRNLSLSSDGSSAVLHASWTHAHGQRDGYHLALYHSDSQTLVRNASILPNASTFLFDGLLAGSEYALKVSTLAGSSQASTSIHQWTAPSIPTQLKLSPGSSTSLVASWAGAGGAAWLHLALHNLLTQTVTTTLSARRGLTSYTFQHLHPGTQYWLGLSATAGPYTVGGPNATSWTYPLSPGNVTLSSAGEQSSLQARWSTPAGERDFYLVTLQEGEDGAPTRNISVGGDNGHVTFHGLSPGKQYCVQVTAVAGPYRASSRSTAAWTQPLAPSGVSLSSQGSPYRLLASWEEAMGEGYVLAFSPMEHPVKNSSLLKGVTNFTYEGLCPGTLYTFEVSTVAGPYTSTPRRITNWTYPLPLEQLTLSNQGHSTSLRASWRAAPAGSTGYTGTLWETKSQEWVRNMTVGNNWTNVTFEDLVPGRQYTLEMAAMAGPYRSPVRSATDWTYPLAPAGVTLTNTRRPLGLSAFWDKAAGDVDQFHLQLYSKSHPAQRNISVGPNTHNFTFLGLSPGIQYFLKVTVLAGPYRSSSHFATEWTYPLSLANVSVQPGRRPQELHVSWVESGGGRDHLVQLSVAESLSIIRNVSVPRGVTQLDLEGLVPGSRYRVEIISQAGPHRTSSQTAIGYTVPLPPLSLSASPVSTAWALAVHWETPPGQRDGYLLSMHEEGSSAPARNLEAGKDSTNITLAQLAPGTCYLVEIWAVAGPYHSLPKNVTGCTVPAAPANLSLTNPGSSSELYTCWNKPPGRRDHYRAILYSLSTQSRDQVQILSPDAQNITWTHLEAGSRFAVQVTAVKGSFEASSTSVTQWTHPLAPANLTVGSPSASALQVSWAAMGRGAEGYMVDIYDTASSSHVGRVVLGGDARSHIFSNLSPGTRYSVTVRATAGPFHTSTPNLTHCTRPLPPAAVHWLSTGHPDRLSASWGAAAGERDGYTLTLYHVWLGTVAATASLRRDAHNFTFMGLTPGYEYSLEASATAGPYQAAAPNISGWTRPLPPAMVRLLSTGHPDRLSASWGAAAGGRDGYALTLYHARLGTVAATTSLGRDTHNFTFTGLAPGSKYVLEAVSMAGSYWTPAGNVSNWTYPLAPRNVYMTNQGYPNRLSASWRAEPQGQDSYRLLLYHSGSGILAANVSVGKGISKFTFSGLAAGHKYLLEVVSMAGPYAASAGNISDWTTPSVPKNLSAVAEGNNTMLISWGSVSGQQDDCQLWLRDPRNSTLPWRHTLSRGQVQHLLRGLIPGRNYSVSLSCVAGPYWSSTKPLAVPMEPNPVEDVQCLPESRSLYLNWTSSPGDVEAYEVVTERLSDGPPTSKYVMSIPTSEASLEGLGPNSSYRIVVSTVGMNTMRSQAVTLVCNTTVEALPPPLRADIFQVEASSTVIISSDLFSEENGQIEYYGVIATTNDSLLRPTQEIMSSTWYDHYYGTEDSYLAVLIPNPFHPSPRSSPETWRVPVGTEECGQSRAMCNGKLKANEQYSCWIRCRCNSTLNANNHWNCHGISFDTCSYFCFGLLETAQSKENQEEQPAPGNGDLQLEVLQVSRLGCLIGHLTGLPDLPIAKASFPLDFISCRNVHRPIPVQNFKQYYEMKTASANHAFFQEFEELKEVGKEQPKVEAELPANVSKNRYPHVLPYDHSRVKLSQLGEDPYSDYINANFMPGYTSQQEFIATQGPLKKTIEDFWRLVWEQNVCNIIMLTVCMENGRVLCDHYWPSESAPVSYGQVQVHLLTQSSSEEWTMRKFKLWHEGLRTERHVSHLHYTAWPDHGIPESTTSIMTFRELVREHIQSTKDAGPTLVHCSAGVGRTGTFIALDRLLQQMKQEKVVDTFGVVYTLRMNRYLMIQTLSQYIFLHSCILEKILEEPLLGLTGTERSCPIPLKSFAQHYAQKAAKSHVGFLREYETLLEVVKEEASSATPSSGNQQTRPSSSILPYDRSRVKFSLLEQGPFSGLLQVWRVLGCSSSREYLAVQGPDKLTMEDFWTLVWEQDVHTILTLLPWQEKGEVPSEACWPLEGDSLCTKMLTIQCGTEKLFSGWRCIQLKMKHEKKAKERQVQQFLYTLWSSKKQPDIQSLVELLTAVRRCMPHRKRAGPLLLHCSSGVSQMGTLISLDCLLQQMKSERIVDVYGVTLQLTRSCCLMTPTLDQYMFLYTCIRDIIAQKQP, encoded by the exons ATGAGACtaccgctgctgccgctgctttTCCTGTGGGTGCCGTGGCTCCTGGGAACCCTGGCAGAG GGCGAGGGATGCAACCGGACAGAACGGGCAGGGTTGGAGGGACAGGATGCACCCAGTGATAGAG GGACCCTCCTGAACCTCAGCGTGAGTGACCATGGCTGGTCAGACTCCCTCCTTCTGTCCTGGGATGAGCCGGAAGGGGGTGCCGAGGGATATTCGCttgccctctcctccctggggTCAGGCATGCCACTGCAGAATGGATCTGCTGGACCCAACATCACCAGCTTCTGGTTCCACGGGCTGACCCCTGGCATGCGCTACAAGATTGAGGTGACAGCCACGCTTGCCTGCATGGAGACCACCAGCCAGACAGTCATGGCACAGACAA GTCCTTCACCCGTCCGCAACCTGAGCCTGAGCAGCGATgggagctctgctgtgctgcatgcCTCCTGGACGCACGCCCACGGGCAGCGAGACGGCTACCACCTTGCCCTCTACCACAGCGACTCCCAGACGCTTGTGAGAAATGCGTCCATCCTGCCAAACGCCTCCACATTCCTGTTTGATGGGTTGCTGGCTGGCAGCGAGTACGCCTTGAAGGTCAGCACGCTGGCTGGATCCAGCCAGGCAAGCACCAGCATCCACCAATGGACAG ctccctccatccccactcAGCTGAAGCTCAGCCCGGGCTCCAGCACCAGCCTCGTCGCCTCCTgggcgggtgctgggggggccgcCTGGCTGCACCTTGCGCTCCACAACCTCCTCACCCAGACCGTGACCACGACCCTGTCAGCCAGGAGGGGCCTCACCAGCTACACCTTCCAGCATCTCCACCCCGGCACCCAGTACTGGCTGGGGCTGAGCGCCACGGCAGGGCCCTACACTGTGGGGGGGCCCAATGCCACCAGCTGGACAT acCCCCTGAGCCCTGGCAATGTGACTCTGAGCAGCgcaggggagcagagctcctTGCAGGCTCGCTGGAGCACCCCAGCGGGAGAGAGGGACTTCTACCTGGTGAcgctgcaggagggagaggatggTGCTCCAACAAGGAACATCTCTGTCGGTGGAGACAATGGTCATGTCACCTTCCATGGGCTGAGCCCCGGGAAGCAATACTGTGTCCAGGTGACGGCAGTGGCTGGGCCTTACCGAGCATCATCccgcagcacagcagcctggacAC AGCCGCTAGCACCGTCTGGGGTGAGTCTGTCAAGCCAGGGGAGCCCCTACAGGCTACTagccagctgggaggaggcaatGGGAGAGGGCTACGTGCTGGCCTTCAGCCCCATGGAGCACCCTGTGAAGAACAGCTCGCTGCTCAAAGGTGTCACCAACTTCACCTATGAGGGCCTCTGCCCTGGGACCCTCTACACCTTTGAGGTCAGCACCGTGGCTGGCCCCTACACATCCACACCCCGGCGCATCACCAACTGGACAT ATCCTTTGCCCCTGGAGCAGCTGACCCTCAGCAATCAGGGCCACAGCACCTCACTGCGAGCctcctggagagcagctcctgctggcagcaCCGGCTACACAGGCACCCTCTGGGAAACCAAGTCCCAGGAGTGGGTCAGGAACATGACTGTGGGGAACAACTGGACAAATGTCACCTTTGAGGACCTGGTCCCTGGGCGACAGTACACACTGGAGATGGCTGCTATGGCTGGACCTTACAGATCCCCTGTGCGATCAGCCACAGACTGGACAT ACCCCCTGGCTCCGGCCGGTGTGACCCTGACCAACACCCGACGCCCACTGGGACTCTCTGCATTCTGGGACAAGGCTGCTGGTGATGTGGACCAGTTCCACCTCCAGCTCTACAGCAAGAGCCATCCAGCACAGAGGAACATCTCAGTGGGGCCAAACACCCACAACTTCACGTTCCTGGGGCTGTCCCCTGGCATTCAGTACTTCCTGAAGGTGACTGTCCTCGCTGGCCCATACAGATCCTCGTCACACTTTGCCACCGAGTGGACAT ATCCACTGTCTCTGGCTAATGTGAGCGTACAGCCCGGCCGGAGACCCCAGGAGCTACATGTGAGCTGGGTGGAATCAGGCGGTGGCAGAGACCACTTGGTACAGCTCTCGGTGGCTGAGTCCCTGTCCATCATCAGGAATGTGTCCGTCCCCCGTGGAGTCACCCAGCTTGACCTGGAGGGGCTGGTGCCAGGGTCCCGATACCGCGTGGAGATCATTTCTCAGGCTGGGCCTCATCGCACCTCCTCTCAGACTGCCATCGGCTACACTG TCCCATTACCTCCTCTTTCCCTGTCGGCAAGCCCTGTCAGCACTGCCTGGGCTCTGGCTGTGCACTGGGAGACCCCTCCTGGGCAGAGGGATGGATACCTGCTCAGCATGCACGAGGAGGGCTCTTCTGCACCAGCAAGGAACCTGGAAGCAGGGAAGGACAGCACCAATATCACCCTGGCACAGCTGGCACCAGGAACTTGCTACCTTGTTGAGATCTGGGCAGTAGCTGGACCCTACCACTCCCTCCCCAAGAATGTCACTGGCTGCACAG TTCCTGCAGCACCGGCAAACCTGAGCCTTACCAACCCAGGCAGCTCCTCAGAGCTTTACACGTGCTGGAACAAGCCCCCTGGCAGGAGGGACCACTACCGTGCTATTCTGTATAGCCTCAGCACCCAGAGCAGGGATCAGGTCCAGATCTTGAGTCCAGATGCCCAGAACATCACCTGGACTCACctggaggcaggcagcaggtTTGCTGTGCAGGTCACTGCTGTGAAAGGCTCGTTCGAAGCCTCCTCCACCAGCGTCACCCAATGGACAC ATCCCTTGGCCCCTGCCAACCTCACCGtgggcagcccctctgcctctgcACTGCAGGTCTCTTGGGCAGCAATGGGGCGAGGAGCAGAAGGCTACATGGTGGATATCTATGACACAGCCTCCAGCAGTCATGTTGGGCGCGTGGTgctgggtggggatgccaggagTCACATCTTCAGCAACCTGAGCCCCGGCACCCGCTACAGCGTGACAGTGAGAGCCACAGCTGGGCCCTTCCACACCAGCACCCCCAACCTCACCCACTGCACAC GCCCGCTGCCCCCAGCCGCCGTACACTGGCTGAGCACAGGGCACCCCGACAGGCTGAGTGCGTCCTGGGGAGCCGCGGCTGGGGAGAGAGACGGCTACACCCTGACCCTCTACCACGTGTGGCTGGGCACCGTGGCAGCTACGGCCTCGCTCAGGAGAGACGCCCACAACTTCACCTTCATGGGCCTGACCCCAGGGTATGAGTACTCCCTGGAGGCCAGTGCCACGGCTGGACCATACCAGGCAGCAGCACCCAACATCAGTGGCTGGACAC gcccgctgcccccggccatgGTGCGCTTGCTGAGCACGGGGCACCCTGACAGGCTGAGCGCATCCTGGGGAGCCGCGGCCGGGGGGCGAGACGGCTACGCACTGACCCTGTACCACGCACGGCTGGGCACCGTGGCAGCTACAACCTCACTTGGGAGAGACACCCACAACTTCACCTTCACGGGACTGGCCCCAGGAAGCAAGTATGTGCTGGAGGCGGTGTCCATGGCGGGGTCCTACTGGACACCTGCAGGGAACGTCAGCAACTGGACAT ACCCCCTGGCACCCCGTAACGTGTACATGACAAACCAGGGGTATCCCAACAGGCTGAGTGCGTCCTGGCGAGCTGAACCCCAAGGACAAGACAGTTACAGGCTTCTCCTGTATCACTCGGGATCAGGTATTTTGGCAGCCAATGTATCTGTCGGGAAAGGCATCAGCAAATTCACCTTTTCTGGCCTGGCTGCAGGACACAAATACCTGCTGGAAGTGGTGTCCATGGCAGGGCCCTACGCAGCCTCCGCGGGGAACATCAGTGACTGGACAA CCCCCTCAGTTCCCAAAAATCTCTCTGCGGTGGCTGAAGGGAACAACACAATGCTCATCTCCTGGGGCAGTGTCTCTGGACAGCAGGACGACTGCCAGCTGTGGCTGCGGGACCCCAGGAACAGCACCCTGCCCTGGCGGCACACTCTCAGCAGAGGGCAAGTCCAGCACCTCCTCCGGGGGCTGATCCCAGGGAGGAACTACTCTGTCTCCTTGAGCTGCGTGGCCGGGCCCTACTGGAGCAGCACCAAACCCTTGGCAGTGCCGATGG AGCCAAACCCAGTGGAGGATGTGCAATGCCTACCAGAGTCAAGGAGTCTTTACTTGAACTGGACCAGCTCTCCTGGAGATGTGGAGGCTTACGAGGTGGTGACAGAGAGACTCTCTGATGGACCTCCCACCTCCAAGTATGTCATGAGCATCCCTACAAGTGAGGCCAgtctggaggggctggggccaaACTCATCGTACCGAATCGTTGTGAGCACAGTGGGCATGAACACAATGAGGAGCCAGGCTGTGACTCTGGTCTGCAACACAACAGTGGAGG CCCTGCCTCCGCCCCTGCGAGCAGACATCTTCCAGGTGGAGGCCAGCTCCACAGTTATCATTTCATCCGACCTGTTCAGCGAGGAGAATGGCCAGATCGAGTATTATGGTGTCATTGCTACCACTAATGATTCAC TGCTGAGGCCCACCCAGGAAATCATGTCCAGCACATGGTATGACCACTATTATGGGACAGAGGACTCCTACCTGGCTGTGCTAATCCCCAATCCCTTCCATCCGAGTCCCAGGAGCTCCCCTGAAACCTGGAGAGTGCCAGTGGGAACAGAGGAGTGCGGCCAGTCCAGGGCAATGTGCAATGGGAAGCTGAAAGCCAACGAACAGTACAG CTGCTGGATCCGGTGCAGATGCAACTCCACTCTCAATGCCAATAATCACTGGAATTGTCATGGGATTTCTTTTGACACTTGCAGCTATTTTTGCTTTGGTCTACTGGAAACAGCTCAGAGCAAAGAG AACCAGGAAGAGCAGCCTGCCCCAGGAAATGGTGACCTACAGCTTGAG GTACTGCAGGTCTCAAGGCTGGGCTGCCTCATTGGCCACCTGACTGGCCTGCCAGACCTCCCAATAGCTAAGGCAAGTTTTCCTCTGGACTTCATTTCATGCAGAAACGTCCATCGGCCAATTCCCGTACAGAACTTCAAGCAGTACTATGAGATGAAGACAGCAAGTGCTAACCACGCTTTTTTCCAGGAGTTTGAG GAGCTGAAGGAAGTTGGGAAGGAGCAGCCGAAGGTGGAGGCCGAGCTACCAGCCAACGTCTCCAAGAACAGATATCCCCACGTGCTGCCCT ATGATCACTCTCGGGTCAAGCTGAGCCAACTGGGGGAGGATCCATACTCAGACTACATCAATGCCAACTTCATGCCT GGCTATACATCCCAGCAGGAGTTCATTGCCACCCAGGGGCCCCTGAAGAAAACGATAGAGGACTTCTGGAGGCTGGTGTGGGAACAGAACGTCTGCAATATCATCATGCTGACAGTGTGCATGGAAAACGGGCGG GTCCTCTGTGATCATTACTGGCCATCCGAATCTGCCCCGGTCTCCTACGGGCAGGTCCAGGTCCACCTGCTGAcgcagagcagctctgaggagtGGACCATGCGCAAGTTCAAACTGTGGCAC GAGGGTCTCCGGACAGAGCGGCACGTGTCCCACCTGCACTACACGGCGTGGCCCGACCACGGGATCCCAGAGTCCACGACTTCCATTATGACCTTCAGAGAGCTGGTCCGGGAGCACATCCAGAGCACTAAGGACGCGGGGCCGACCCTTGTGCACTGCAG TGCCGGGGTGGGCCGCACGGGCACCTTCATTGCCCTGGACCGGCTGCTGCAGCAGATGAAGCAGGAGAAGGTGGTGGACACGTTTGGTGTTGTTTACACCTTGCGGATGAACCGTTACCTGATGATTCAGACGCTG TCCCAGTATATTTTCCTGCACAGCTGTATCCTGGAAAAGATCTTGGAGGAACCACTCCTGGGTTTAACAGGGACAGAGAG gtcctgccccatccctctgaAAAGCTTTGCTCAGCACTATGCCCAGAAGGCGGCCAAGTCCCATGTGGGCTTCCTGAGGGAATATGAG ACCCTCCTAGAGGTTGTCAAGGAAGAAGCCAGCTCTGCAACACCATCTTCAGGCAACCAGCAGACACGGCCCTCTTCCAGCATCCTTCCAT ATGATCGCTCCAGAGTGAAGTTTTCCCTGCTGGAACAGGGCCCTTTCTCAGGTCTCCTGCAGGTGTGGCGTGTCCTG ggctgcagctccagcagggAGTATCTGGCTGTCCAGGGGCCTGACAAGTTGACCATGGAGGACTTCTGGACCCTGGTGTGGGAACAGGACGTTCACACCATCCTAACACTTCTCCCAtggcaggagaagggggag GTCCCAAGTGAGGCATGCTGGCCCCTGGAAGGAGACTCTCTCTGCACAAAGATGCTGACCATCCAGTGTGGCACAGAGAAGCTTTTCTCCGGATGGAGGTGTATCCAGCTCAAAATGAAACAC gagaagaaagcaaaggagaggcAGGTACAACAGTTCCTATACACGCTCTGGAGCAGCAAGAAACAGCCAGATATCCAGAGCCTGGTGGAGCTTCTCACTGCTGTCAGACGGTGCATGCCGCACCGAAAGAGAGCTGGTCCTCTCCTGCTGCACTGCAG CAGTGGCGTGAGCCAAATGGGGACACTGATCTCCCTGGATTGCCTGTTGCAGCAGATGAAATCTGAGAGAATCGTGGATGTCTATGGGGTGACCCTCCAGCTGACAAGAAGCTGCTGTCTCATGACCCCAACACTG GACCAGTACATGTTCCTGTACACCTGCATCCGGGACATCATCGCTCAGAAACAGCCGTAA